CCTGGTCAGGCCGCCCTGCAACCAGGCTTCCTCCGACAAAAACGAAGTCAACAGGAGTTGCTCTGATAACCTCAGTAAGCTGTCTGAGGCTATCTGCTGTGTGCTTGTCGGGGTCAACAAGAACCGCAAGAAGCTTTTCAGGACGCGCTGTCAGAATGTGCTGATAAACCATGAATCAATTGTTCACTTGATACACCATACAACCACATAGTTGCCAAGGCGAAAATACCTGAGGGTATATTGCTCTGTTCCGTATTTGTTGGTAACTGTGCTTTTTATCTCGCCGCTCTCCTCCGGTTCAAACGGAGCAATGGTCAGGTTTATCCGGAAATTAATATCCTGTTTGTCACAGATTTTATACAGTGCTTCCTTGGCACACCAATGAATATACAAATGATATTTGATCAGCAGGGGATGGGAGGTGATATACTCCTGTTCGTTAATGAACTTATGGCGGATCTTTTCAATGTCGTGCGACATGTATTCCAGGTCAATCCCTACTTTTCTCTGCCTTGAAAGAAGAATGGACGTCAGATTGACCGAATGGGATATGCTGATATTGTAAGACCAGTCGTGCAGATAGGGCTTATGGCTTCCGTTATAAATG
This genomic interval from Bacteroidales bacterium contains the following:
- a CDS encoding 4'-phosphopantetheinyl transferase superfamily protein; translation: MGVIHKSYPEQDCVLGIWEIQEDIDTLLNLVKPDEEEIAHLEEFRNERRKIEWLSVRALINDMTGKNSRIIYNGSHKPYLHDWSYNISISHSVNLTSILLSRQRKVGIDLEYMSHDIEKIRHKFINEQEYITSHPLLIKYHLYIHWCAKEALYKICDKQDINFRINLTIAPFEPEESGEIKSTVTNKYGTEQYTLRYFRLGNYVVVWCIK